The Chryseobacterium indologenes genomic sequence AATCCTAATATGACGGCAGAAAGTACAAGTTCAAGCATTTATTATATTTTAAAATGAAGAAAACTTCATTTCGGTTAATACAAAGTTATACTTTATGATTTAATTATTCAATAAAGATGTGATATATCAACTTTATTTCACTTGAGTTTTGGGTAAGATAATATAAGGAAAAAAGAATTCAGGCTGATATAAAAGCAAAGAGATTATTTCATTACGAAATAACCTCTTTCTATTTTATTTTAGTCTCTGACTTATTAAACAATTTTAAAATCAAGCTGCTTTTGAATCAAATTGGCTTTTACCACCTTGATCTGAACCTGATCGCCCAACTGGTATTTATTTCCATGTCTTACTCCATATACCGCATGGGTTTTGGCATCATACATATAAGAATCGTCTACCAGATCTCTTAATTTAATAAGACCTTCTGCGCCATTTTCAGGGATCTCTACCCAGAAACCGAATTCTGCGACTCCGGAAATCACTCCCGTAAAAGTCTCACCCAAATGTTTTTCCATGAATTTCACCTGCATAAACTTGATAGAATCCCTTTCTGCATCCGCAGCCAGCCTTTCCATAGCACTGCAATGTTTTGCTTTTTCTTCAAGTTCCTGTTTCGCCGGAGATTTTCCTCCATCCAGATAATGCTGAAGAAGACGGTGTGCAATCAAATCCGGATAACGACGGATAGGAGAGGTGAAGTGACTGTAATACTCAAAACCAAGACCATAGTGTCCGATTGGTTCTGTAGAATACACTGCCTTACTCATACTTCTCATCGCGAGTGTTTCAATCATATTCTCTTCGCCTTTACCTTTTACATCATGAAGTAGTTTATTCAAAGATTCTGCAACCTTTTTGGTATTCGCCAGGTCCATTTTATATCCGAAAGTAGACACAAAGTCTCTTAATGCCTCCAGTTTTGCCGGATCCGGATCATCGTGAACCCTGTAGATAAAGGTGTTATTGGTGATCTCACCTTTTTGCTGAGCGAGACAAATTCAGAAACTTTTTTATTAGCTAGAAGCATGAACTCCTCAATCAGGTGGTTAGAATCTTTACTTATTTTAAAGTACACTCCAATCGGTTCACTATTTTCATCAAGATTGAATCTTACTTCACTTCTGTCAAATGTAATAGCGCCTTTTCTGATACGTTCATTACGCATAATTTTGGCCAGCCTGTCAAGTGTATTGATCTCGTCAACCAAATCTCCCTGGCCTGTTTCAATACGTTCCTGTGCTTCTTCATAAGTAAACCTTCTGTCAGAGTGAATTACCGTTCTTCCAAACCATTGTTTCTGGATTTCCGCCTGATCATTCAGTTCAAAAACGGCTGAAAAAGTATATTTATCTTCATTGGGACGAAGAGAGCAAACATCATTACTCAGCACCTCCGGCAACATAGGTACAACCCTGTCCACCAAATATACTGATGTAGCCCTCTGATACGCTTCATCATCCAGAATTGTTCCCGGAACCACATAATGTGATACATCGGCAATGTGAACTCCGATCTCCCAGTTTCCGTTTTCCAGTTTTCTTATTGATAAGGCGTCATCAAAGTCTTTCGCATCTTTCGGGTCGATGGTAAATGTACAGATATCACGCATATCCCAACGTTTTGCGACTTCTTCATCCGTGATACTTCTGTCGATTTTATCTGCATCCAATTCAACTTCCTGAGGAAACTCGTACGGAAGTCCATATTCAGCAAGAATAGAGTGGATTTCCGTTTCGTGTTCTCCCGGAGCACCCAGTACCTGGGTGATTTCACCTTCAGGATTCTTATCACCGGGCTTCCATTCGGTCATTTTTACAATAACCTTATCACCATCTTCAGCATTATTAAATTTTGTTTTTGGAATAAAAATATCTGTATTGATCGATTTTTTATCACAAACAACAAAGCCGAAATCTTTATGAGCAACCTTCTGGAAAGTTCCTACAAACTCCGTTCTTGTTCTTTCCAACACTTCCAAAACAGAGCCTTCCAGTTTCTTTCCTTTATAATGATAAGTTATAATAAGAACCTTGTCACCCTGAAGAGCATCTTTTACATTTTTAGCATGAATGAAGATGTCATCCTCCACGCCTTCCACGCTGACATAAGCATTACCACTTTGATTGAAATCGATAATTCCGGTTAATGTTCCCGCAATTTTCAAATTCACAATATATTTACCTTTTTCTACTTCTTTGATTTTTTCCGAACCCTGAAGTTTATGCAGTGCCTGGATCACAAGTTCCCTTTGTCTTGGGTTCTTATAATCGATCCCGTCAGCGATCTGTTTATAGTTATAAATTTTAGATGAATTTGCATTCATAAATCGGAGAATCAATCTTCCGATTTCCATTAGTTTCAAATCATTTTTATGACTTATATATTTTTTTTTTTTTGGCATTTTTAATTTTTTTACATTGTTTCGGGGTAATCAAAATAACCCCACTTTACATTTTTTCCCAATATAATAATATAAAGGTAATTTAATTTTTTTATTTAAATTGTTATCGTAAATCATCAGCAATATTCTTGCTATCTACTTATAACGGGAGCTTTAGTTTTGTATAAATTTACTACAAATCCGGAGAAGAAAAGAGAAAAACCTTCTATTAAAATATCTTTACATTTAAAGAAGGACTTAAGAGAATAATAGACTGTACTTTCTATTTGGACAATGCAAATGTACGAATAAAAAATAAATAAGGCTTGTAATACGATTTACAAGCCTTAGTATATTCAATATTTAGCAAACTGCAATTTTATCAACCCTGTTCTGATGTCTGCCACCCTCGAAATTGGTTGAAAGAAATTTGTCTACAATTTCGATGGCCAGTTCTTTTGATATAAACCTGGCCGGCATTGATATCATATTGGCATCATTATGCTGTCTTGCCAATGTTGCAATCTCAGGCATCCAGCAAAGAGCACATCTTATTTTCTGATGTTTGTTCGCTGTGATCTGAACGCCGTTTCCGCTTCCACAGATCAAAATGCCGAGTTCATTTTCTCCGTTTTCCACAGATGTTGCAGCAGGGTGTACAAAGTCCGGATAATCCACAGAGTTTGTGGAAAACGTTCCAAAATCCTGAACTTCAAAACGTTCTGAAAGGTAGTTTTTAACAATCTCCTTATATTCATAGCCTGCATGGTCTGCCGCGATAGCAATTTTTCTTTTCATAATACTTGTATTAAGCCTTTTTAGATTTTATTTCCTTACAAAGGTAAGAATAATAACAATTGGTGTTAGTAAACCGGGGATTAATTGTGAAAAGCAGTGTTAGTAAGTGTGGAAAACTTTTCTCAACTTTCTATTTTTAAACTTCAAATTATTTTGTAATAGAAAACCTTTCCGGAATTTTTAACCACAACTTTCAAGATCTTTTCTTCAGCTATCCCCAGGCTTTTCCATAATAAAATAACTAATAATGCTAATCCGGCAAACTTATCAACAATTGTTAATAAGTACGTGAATAAGCAGGTTTACAATGATTTATAATGTGAGTTAATTATGAATTGAGTAAGAGTTGAGTATTATAAACTTTAAGAGCAAAACTTATCCCCGAAACTAACAATACATAACAACAACAGCATTATTCTTTTTTTAAAGAGATCAATTTTGTTGATTATTGAGTGATTGGGTTCGGGGAAAGTTTTTGAAAACTTTTATTTTAATCAATCTGTTGAAAAAGTTTAAAACCTTACATTTGTGAAACGAAAATTCAAAGAAATGTATGGAAATCGCTGATGCTGAAAAATCCTGAAAAGGAATAAAATGTTTGGGGCCGCGGTGCCATATGATTTTGAAAAAAATAAATCTACATATGAAAACAATCAATGATTTTAATTTTAGAGACAAGAAAGCTCTGGTAAGAGTGGACTTTAATGTTCCGCAGGATGATCAATTCAAAGTAACCGATAATACAAGAATCGTAGCCGTGAAACCTACGGTTGAGAAAATTCTTAAAGATGGTGGTTCCGTTATCTTGATGACGCATCTTGGAAGACCGAAAGGTGAGGTGAAGGATGAGTTTTCTCTTAAGCATATTGCAGGTGAAGTTTCTGCTGTTCTTGGCCAGGAAGTTAAATTTGTTGATGAATGTGTAGGTGAGAAAGCTGAACAAGCTGCTTCTGATTTGAAACCGGGTGAAATCCTGTTGTTGGAAAATGTACGTTTCCACAATGAAGAAGAAAAAGGTGATGAAGGCTTTGCTGAGCAATTGTCAAAATTGGGAGATGCTTATGTAAATGATGCTTTCGGAACTGCTCACAGGGCACATGCTTCAACTGCTGTAATTGCTAAGTTCTTTCCTTCAACTAAATTTTTCGGTTTACTAATGGAAAAAGAGTTGAAAGCAATCGATAAAGTGTTAAAAAGCGGAGAAAGGCCGGTTACAGCTATTCTGGGTGGGTCTAAAGTATCAACTAAAATTACCATTATAGAAAATATACTTCCTGCTGTTGACAATCTGATTATCGGAGGAGGCATGGCTTTTACCTTTATTAAGGCGTTAGGTGGAAAAATCGGGAACTCTTTAGTAGAAGAGGATAAGCTTCCGTTGGCTTTGGAAATTTTAGGAAAGGCAAAAGAACATAAAGTAAAGGTATATCTTCCTTCAGATGCGATCATCGCTGAAAGTTTTAGTAATGACGGTGAAAGAAAAGAAGCTGATATTTATGCTATCCCTGAAGGATGGATGGGATTGGATGCTGGCCACAAATCAAGAGATCAGTTCAATGACGTGCTATTAAACTCAAGAACAATACTTTGGAATGGTCCGATCGGTGTTTTTGAAATGTCAAATTTTGCAGGTGGTACTGTGGCATTAGGTGAAAGTATTGCTGAAGCAACCAGATTAGGCGCTTTCTCTTTAGTAGGAGGAGGAGATAGTGTTGCTTTTGTTAAACAATTCGGGTATGCAGATCAGGTAAGTTATGTTTCTACCGGTGGTGGAGCAATGCTTGAAAGTCTTGAAGGACTTGAACTTCCCGGAGTAGCAGCCATTAATAATTAATACAGTTATTTCTATAAAAAAACCTGCTAATTTTATTAGCAGGTTTTTTTAATTTTCTAACCTTTTTTCCAAGATTTGAAACAGCTGATTTCTGTTTTTTTTATCTAATCATCCTTCTCATACGCAGAAATCTTATATGGATTTTCGGTACAATTGTTTAAATTTCACGTTTAGTAAAATTATTGATTTTTTACTATTTTGGGCTATAATTTATGATTTACTAAATTGGCGATAGTTTGTTTACAAAACCGATTATTTAGTATTTTACTATATTTGTCACGAATAACGTAATATGCATGTTTTCAATAGATGAATTTTTGCATCGTATTATCATACGAGCTTCATACATTTTCTGTAATATTTGGGTTTTACTTACCATGAAATTTACATCGTTTTCATCTTGTTATAATAAAAAGTTATAACATTTGTTAGTCAATGCTTTATAAAATTTTTTTAAAAACTTAGATTACACCTGATAAATTCTGGCTTTTTCAAGTGGATTCCGGTTATAGTCGGTATGCTTTTTCTTATTATTTTTTAACTTCTCCTGGCAGGCGAGCCTCACGATCTTCGGTTTTTTATATATTATTTAGCAAGGGTTACTTATCTGAAAATTCTATTTTAGAACAATATAATTTTTGCGGTGAGGGTAGGAGTGGCAAAAAATTTTCCTTTCTCATTTTTTATAATTCAATTTTTTCAAGCGGAACTTTAAGACTATGATCTTAACGGATAAATTATTTTTGAACTTTTCGAAAGTTTGTTTAATAGAGTAGCCTTCGCTTGTCTGTTGTAAAAATTTCTTAGTCTTATATTTTTTAGCGTTGGTAAAAAGCGAGTGAACGATAATTTAAAGTTCAATGTTCTTGCCCCGGAAAACGACTGGAAGAAATGGTTGTTTTT encodes the following:
- the rpiB gene encoding ribose 5-phosphate isomerase B, which encodes MKRKIAIAADHAGYEYKEIVKNYLSERFEVQDFGTFSTNSVDYPDFVHPAATSVENGENELGILICGSGNGVQITANKHQKIRCALCWMPEIATLARQHNDANMISMPARFISKELAIEIVDKFLSTNFEGGRHQNRVDKIAVC
- a CDS encoding phosphoglycerate kinase; its protein translation is MKTINDFNFRDKKALVRVDFNVPQDDQFKVTDNTRIVAVKPTVEKILKDGGSVILMTHLGRPKGEVKDEFSLKHIAGEVSAVLGQEVKFVDECVGEKAEQAASDLKPGEILLLENVRFHNEEEKGDEGFAEQLSKLGDAYVNDAFGTAHRAHASTAVIAKFFPSTKFFGLLMEKELKAIDKVLKSGERPVTAILGGSKVSTKITIIENILPAVDNLIIGGGMAFTFIKALGGKIGNSLVEEDKLPLALEILGKAKEHKVKVYLPSDAIIAESFSNDGERKEADIYAIPEGWMGLDAGHKSRDQFNDVLLNSRTILWNGPIGVFEMSNFAGGTVALGESIAEATRLGAFSLVGGGDSVAFVKQFGYADQVSYVSTGGGAMLESLEGLELPGVAAINN